A region of the Notolabrus celidotus isolate fNotCel1 chromosome 18, fNotCel1.pri, whole genome shotgun sequence genome:
CACTGTGTTTACTGTCAGGAGTGCGATCAGAATATGGCAGGTAATAGAGCATTCGTAAGCGGGTCAACAACGTTTCGTATCGAAACTTTAAAAGAACACAACACGTCTAAAAAACGTAGTCAATGCCGTGAGTGTGTACAGAAAGTGACCCCTCTCCAAACTGCATTTCAGCATttcagtggcggagccagggggtggccaggggtgacCAGGGCCACCCCTGAAAACGaagtggccaccctgaaatttttaaagatgattggctatttgccatgtcagaggcattacttatattcaaatcagctattccgtttcagcaagctgcagagacagtagtttctgtggatttgaatattgtttttgttgatgctttgactttggacaatcatcttcattttgagtccttaaagagttcagttcagcagatttaaatgttgacactctgttgGGTTACATTcttaatgttaacattagaaatctataaaaatgtaacatttgttacattattttataaaaagaagttaaagtagacgTGATCATTGGAAGTAACCCTGCTAGGTTTGGGATAAGcacctaatgttttccacgcctggccaacccttcaacagtcagtgccccagtttggccacccaagtcaaaactgtgtggctccgcCATTGGATCAGGTCCTCTAAGGAATCAGAAATGATAATCAAATTTAATGTtgcaaacaacatttttttatacataattgtgcattaaataaagagcatttcTCGACaccttatttttgtttaaaaatcatTCTCATTATATGAAAGTTATGGAGAGCGATAAAAAGGTGACTTTATGGTGTTAAAGGCGACACAATAAGAAATTGGGTGCACCTAAATATTGTGCTGGTGCACCTAAAAAGAAAGGCGCACCAGTGCAACCAATGCAAAAAGTTAGTCTGGAACCCTGCTTTAAATGTTCTAGTCTTTCAGTTTAATCTTAGTACTGCACACAGACTTACGTGCAAAAACTCTCTTTCTGCACCACCCGTCAGGCATCCTGGTGTATCGGGCTCATAAAATCATCGAGTCTTGCCAAGAAGCCTTCATCCTCCGCCTGTTCAGACAGAAGAACAAGACAGGCTTCATTAAAGCCTTCACTGACAAAGCTATATCCTTCTCCTCTGGCTTCTGCCAGGTGGAGCGTGTAATGAGGAACCTCTTTGTCAAGAAGCTCTACCTCTGGCCCAGGTATGATGGAACATTGTAGACTTTTCACCTCATACATTTAGTCAAATCTTCACAGAAAAGGCTCAAATATAACTAAAACATCTGTCTTTTACCCTTGATCTCCAAACCTGCTCTGTTCAACAGGTTTCAAGCTTCAGTAAACACAGTCCTGGAAAGGCACAAGCCAGAGGTAGTGGAGCTCCATGTGTCATTGACGCCAGCTATGAGAGCCATCCAGAGCTCCATCCTGGACATCATGAGCGCCTGCCTGAAGGAGCTGAAGCGCTACAACCCCACCCTTGAGGCCGAGGACCTTTCTCTGGAGAACACTCTTGGCAATGCCTTTGAAAAGGTCTGTCCCTGCGTTAATGTCACACATTCAGGTGCTTTGAGATGGAAGTTGATGTTGTATAGGATTTTTGTGTCTGCGACATATTTTTCACACATGCTTGCACAGACGTTGTGAAAATAAGGACcagtaatcttttttttttttgcattttaattccacgtttatgttgtttttaaatgagctaTGAGATTTGATATACTAAAATTGTTGCTACTATTCCTTTCTTTTGAAATGTCACCAGACATGTTTCATAAACTGCATGTCACTGATCTTCCTTACAGACCAAAATTAACCCAGCATTTTATTTCACGGTTGACCATGAACACTTATCAGAGTTTTTTAAACAGGTGACTTCCTCGGCCCAGTAAAAACCTCTTTTCTGATTCAGCTGTTTTTCTAGCTTGTCAGCTTTAAATTGGTGCAACACACTAGATGTACACTGGTATCTGTCAACATTGGTGCATCTTTAGTCAAAAATGTAGTatatttgtaataataatatttgtaGAAGTATTGAGGAATGAGAAAAATCTGGTCTTAAAAGTTTgtacagcaacaaaataaaatccctgCATAAAGCTAGCACGCTTTTGTTGTCATTACACTGTAATTGAGATGCTTTGTTGATTATTcatttgtgatgtgttttttagtTAACACTGTTATGTTTGCATTACTTCCATCCAGGCCATCCGTCATTACCTGGACCCTTTGTGGCACCAGCTGGGAGCAAAGACCAAGGCCCTGGTCCAGGACCTGAAGGTGCTGAGAGTACTCCTGCTCTACCTCACCCAGTACGACTGTGTGACCTTCCTAAACCTGCTTGAGTCTCTGCGCTCCAGCCAAAAGAGCTTTGGATCCAATTCAGGTAAATGAAATATACCTCGCATCTGGAACGATTTCCTTGGCAGTGCTCGATGGGGGAAAAATGTTCTTCATCTCttataaagaaaatataaatcacCTCTGTCCACCTCTGTTTGACGGTATTTGTCTGTTGTTGTAATCACCAGGATGGCTGTTCCTTGACTCCAGTACCTCCATGTTTGTGAATGCCAGAGGGAGAGTATATCACTTCCCTGAGAGCAAGAAGAAACTCAAAGTGGGAGCAGAGGCAGTGAAGCAGAAGCCACTCTCAACCTTAGGTAACCATTGACCAGATCTCTGACAACCTGTTCTAGGATATCAGAAACATCCACTTGAACGAGCTCTCATGGCTCTCACGGCTCTCAtaagtgtatgtgtatgtgtatgtgtatgtgtatgtgtgtgtgcgcgcgcgcgcgcgtgtgtgcgtgtgtgtgtttatttcagagGTGAAGCGGGTGCTGGTACTGGAGAAGAGCCCAAAGTGGGCGGCTCTGACCGAGGTACTGCAGGAGATTGAGAGGGAGAACAAGAGCTCTCAACAGGAACCCGGTGAGAGCTCAGTTCTGTTAAAGCGTAATGAGGGTCCATCATGTCAACAGTTTATATCATCTCTATTTTACAGATGTGGAGTTTTATAATATGAACAAAAGTTCAGACACTCTaccttttattttcaaaagacaACATGAACCCAGACTGAACACAGTATGCTTTGAGAGGGCCGCTGTATTCCCATTTACTGCTTCTTATTACTGCTGCATACATTACATCATACACGTTACTCTCACATAGTACCCTTGCTGTATACACTTAAGGCAAAATAGCCCTCTTTTATTTGGATGAAATCAGGAAATGGGCTTCCTGAATGTTGATATTTTGACACCAGGAAGAACAGGTGTAACTAATAACTTACAATTTCACTTAGCCTGACAAATTAATCATCATCTGGTTTATTCTCACCCATTatttttacagaaaatgtaaaaccaTAAGTAGGTAATATGATAACTGTCTGCAGGGTTCTATGTTGGAAAGCTCACTGATGTTTGGATAGAGACTCATCTGTTAAAAATTAAACGCATCAggctcttttaaaaaaaaaaattgggacaAACTGTTGATACACGTCCATTTATATGAAGTTAACacagttagggcctgtgtccactaacagcatttttttaaagttatattttggggtattttcacttttattagataggacagctcaacagagacaggaaatgtggagaatagtgagtaggggaagacatgcagcaaatgtttgaGGCTAGAAGTCAAACCAGGGACAGCTGCAACAGGGACCTTAGCCTTTGCATATGGGGCACGCCTAACCACTAGACCAACAGCATTATTTGCACTGGTGGTGCTCATGACCTCAATTATGGAACCCTTCTCACCACCATTCATAGTTGTTAGGTTAGAAAAGATGTCCTGCAGCACTTCTGCTTCCATCAGCTGTGACTGCTAAGTCTGCTCTAGATTATTCTGTATGCTTAATATTTGTCTTTGAATGAAGgaaatttacaaagaaaatgtaaaaaaaatggattgaATTAATGTTGGCGGCAAATCTAGATCTGGACAGAGTACAGTGCTCCTTCACTGTTGTTGTCAAAGTttatatcagaagtcccgccccttcttgattttgattggagGTTATGGAGAAGTGGCATTGATGAACGTGGCAAGTgttgttgaactattttcagCTAAGAGTGCAGTCACCAAAAACAGCCAATGCACTTCAGAGTTTTACACTTGAGACACtgtgtgctaaaaaaaaaaaggttaaactgCATGGTTTTGTATAGAACATAGGTGCTACCAGTGCAGCAAAACGTCAGTGGACACAGACACTGagagttattttatttcacttagTTCAGATAAACATTGGTGAATGATAAAGAGTTATCTTGAGCTTATCTGTCAGAGCTGTCTCGCCAAATATTTAGGAATCAAAGCATTTAGCTGTAACAGTGACTCAGCATGCTCCAACATCATTAGCCATTAGCCTGGAGCTAATGCATctataaaatacacaaaacttAAAAGGAATACAGTCTCATAATTTATTTTAGAGGTTACACCTGTGTTTATTTAGTGTTTATATCCACTATCAGCACATAGCATTTTAGTCATGTGTGTTGACTATTAGTCAACTACAGGATGTAGACTCTTGCCTGACCCTGGTGTTTATGTGAATCTGTCTAACTGTCCAACATGTCCCCCTCAGGCCGTGTGCTGATCTGTGCTAGTGATGACAGGACCTGTGCCCAGCTGCAGCAGTACATCAGGTACGGCTCTGACTGGCTGCTAAACCGACTTTACACCCGCACGGTAGGCAAACAggactcctctgctgctgctgctctcgcGCTTGACTCTCACAAAAAGGGTAAAGGCTGGACTCATAACGGTGGCAAAGGAAAGGAGCctgcacaaaagaaaaacacaaagtccACAAAGAGTAACAAGAGACCGTCCCTCACTCTGACCCAGATGGTGGGGGAAAAGGAGACTGATGAAGCTGCAGTCAtgggcagcagcagagaggaggatgaactgatggaggaggatgaagaggaggaagaacagCTGAAGTTAGATTTGTCATCCGATGCATACTATGGTCTGGTCAAGGAGCCGCTGACTGTCATCCACCCACTGAAAGGCCTCACTGACCCCCACAGCCTGACGCGGGTGCTGCATGAGGTGGAGCCCAGCTTTGTGGTGCTGTACGATGTTGAACTCAGTTTTGTCCGCCAGCTGGAGGTGTACAAAGCTATCAGGCCTGGAAAGCCTCTCAGAGTGTACTTTCTTATCTATGGAGGCTCAACAGAGGAACAGAAATACCTGACGACGCTGtcgaaggaaaagaaagcattTGAACACCTCATTAGGTAAGTaacatttcttcatttctttctcctTATGCACCTTTGGAGTACAGTCTGGATTaataagtgttttttctttctcttgtcattttaaatcagaGGTCCCTTGGTTTTGGTGACAAGATTTTAGATGTTACTAGAAGTTTCTGTTGATGTGATGCATTCTCATTAGCGCTTGTATGTATGTTCTCCTTCAGAGAGAAGGCCACCATGGTCATcccagaggagagggaggggagagaagaCACCAACCTGGACCTTGCTAGAAATTTAGCGCCTGCCAATGAAACTACAAACAGCCGCAAAGCAGGCATGTCCACTTAAGCCTATTTTTAAGAGCTAATTTATTCTCCTTGTCATTGATCATCATGAAAATGACTGAACACTGTTCTTTGTCTTACCCATTGACTGTATTTAAAGATGGGAGACACccattgtacaaaagtgaaggcCAAACACTGGGAggagctctgaatgttttggcCTCACTTTTTGGGAGCTTTCGTGTCTTTCATGTATTTCTACAATCAATGTTACTACTATTGAATTAACCAAGTTGTGCTaaataaatgatacattttttgtctttcatgATTTCCTGTCCAATAACCAGGAGGCCAGGACCAGCCCAAAGAGCCCTCTAGAGTCATCGTGGACATGCGAGAGTTCCGCAGTGAGCTGCCCTCCCTCCTGCACCGACGAGGACTGGACATTGAGCCCGTCACTTTAGAAGTAGGCGACTACATCCTCACCCCAGAAACATGTGTCGAGCGCAAGAGTGTCAGTGACTTGATAGGCTCACTGCAGAGCGGTCGGCTCTACACCCAGTGTCTCTCCATGACCCGCTACTACAGGAAGCCAGTGCTGCTGATTGAGTTTGACCCAGCTAAACCCTTCTCTTTAATGGCTCGATCGGATTTCAGACACGAGATATCCTCAAATGATATATCCTCAAAACTCACTCTACTCACCTTGCATTTCCCCCGGCTACGTATCCTCTGGTGCCCCTCTCCGCATGCCACAGCTGACCTCTTCCTGGACTTGAAGCAGGGCCGCCTTGAACCTGACGCAGCAGCCGCTCAGGCAGTCACAGCTGAGTCAGACATGGTGGCTGAATCTGCAGAACTCTACAACCCCGGACCTTATGATTTCTTGTTGAAGATGCCTGGAGTCAACCCAAAAAACTACAGAGCTATTGTGAAAAATGCAGATAGCCTCGCAGATTTAGCCAAACTCAGCAAGGACAAGCTTGCAGAAATACTGGAGAATGCTAATAATGCTAAATTGCTGTACGAGTTTCTGCATAATGACGCTGATGTCCCTGCTCCTGTTCAAAAAGccaaacagaaatgaaaaaaaaaaaagcaactgaATTAGATACAGATTATTTTTGTCCAGGCACCAGGAAATGTATATCATATGAATGTAcgtaatgaaatgaaataatgaagcTTTTTCTACAGTCTAGTCTTCTGTGTAAATGAAatctttgatatttttaaaatagctttgccaaaaagatgtttttttaactgcatGCCTTGAATATGTTTAACTGTTTTGTATACAAATTGTTCagaataaaggtttaaaatgtacagaaaagttttcttttaaaacgTTACACAATACAGCACCTTCTTTAGTacatagttgttgttttttctactTTTGAATGCCAAGTGAATGGATGATGGTGCATCATGTAATTTTGAAATAACTTAAAAGACAAAATTGGCagcaacatttaattaaatCGATGTCAAGACTGTCCAAGTCTTGACATAGATTTCAATATTGTGAAGGACTTCTACTTCATATGGgacacaacatacaaacaacaaagCATGACACGAAATAGCAGACACTGTTAAAGAAAGTAGGAAATCATCATCAAATGGATTTGGTTTTAGTTATGTTTTCAGTTGTCCAGTGGGGCAAGACATTAAAGGTTTAAGTTCCTCTGTTTATCTCATTCAATTTATAGAATGTGGTTGAATGCATACCTTGTAAGTCCAGTATTAACCCCAGAGAGAAACCAGATCAGAGCTG
Encoded here:
- the ercc4 gene encoding DNA repair endonuclease XPF, with the protein product MAGPLLEFETEMFLSLFGSDGLLVVAEGMGIDRILLQFMRVYSEPGSLVLLLNTTTAEQEYFTEQLRVEGVTHLPRTVTSDIQSTERYNVYTQGGVLFVTSRILVVDFLTDRIPAHLISGILVYRAHKIIESCQEAFILRLFRQKNKTGFIKAFTDKAISFSSGFCQVERVMRNLFVKKLYLWPRFQASVNTVLERHKPEVVELHVSLTPAMRAIQSSILDIMSACLKELKRYNPTLEAEDLSLENTLGNAFEKAIRHYLDPLWHQLGAKTKALVQDLKVLRVLLLYLTQYDCVTFLNLLESLRSSQKSFGSNSGWLFLDSSTSMFVNARGRVYHFPESKKKLKVGAEAVKQKPLSTLEVKRVLVLEKSPKWAALTEVLQEIERENKSSQQEPGRVLICASDDRTCAQLQQYIRYGSDWLLNRLYTRTVGKQDSSAAAALALDSHKKGKGWTHNGGKGKEPAQKKNTKSTKSNKRPSLTLTQMVGEKETDEAAVMGSSREEDELMEEDEEEEEQLKLDLSSDAYYGLVKEPLTVIHPLKGLTDPHSLTRVLHEVEPSFVVLYDVELSFVRQLEVYKAIRPGKPLRVYFLIYGGSTEEQKYLTTLSKEKKAFEHLIREKATMVIPEEREGREDTNLDLARNLAPANETTNSRKAGGQDQPKEPSRVIVDMREFRSELPSLLHRRGLDIEPVTLEVGDYILTPETCVERKSVSDLIGSLQSGRLYTQCLSMTRYYRKPVLLIEFDPAKPFSLMARSDFRHEISSNDISSKLTLLTLHFPRLRILWCPSPHATADLFLDLKQGRLEPDAAAAQAVTAESDMVAESAELYNPGPYDFLLKMPGVNPKNYRAIVKNADSLADLAKLSKDKLAEILENANNAKLLYEFLHNDADVPAPVQKAKQK